A single region of the Candidatus Methylomirabilota bacterium genome encodes:
- a CDS encoding 2-oxoglutarate and iron-dependent oxygenase domain-containing protein, with product MALREVPLIDIAPFLAGSADGRRRVAPKVGAACEEIGFLIVTGHGVPREQVDAMYDVSKRFFALPLEEKMKARGRDRSRGYGPIGEEALSYGLGRAAPADVKEGLYEGPMDVPDTAYFRGPEGAPHFVPNVWPEKPPELPSVWRAYYREMERLAADIMRVFAVALDLPERFFADRIDKHASRVRAINYPDQAEPPLPGQLRAGEHTDYGTMTILKIEDAPGGLQVKTRQGEWLDVLPVPDAFVVNIGDLMMHWTNDKWISTLHRVLNPPRDAKLGTQRISLAFFHQPNYDALIECLPSCEGPGNPAKYPPVTSGEHRNRKFSATTVAS from the coding sequence ATGGCTCTCCGCGAAGTTCCGCTCATCGACATCGCGCCCTTTCTCGCCGGCTCCGCCGACGGGCGGCGTCGCGTGGCGCCCAAGGTGGGCGCGGCGTGCGAGGAGATCGGGTTCCTGATCGTCACGGGGCACGGCGTGCCGCGCGAGCAGGTCGACGCGATGTACGACGTCTCGAAGCGATTCTTCGCGCTTCCGTTGGAGGAGAAGATGAAGGCTCGCGGGCGCGACCGGAGCCGCGGCTACGGCCCGATCGGGGAAGAGGCGCTCTCCTACGGGCTCGGCAGGGCCGCGCCCGCCGACGTCAAGGAGGGCCTCTACGAGGGGCCGATGGACGTCCCCGACACCGCCTACTTTCGTGGGCCCGAGGGAGCGCCGCACTTCGTTCCGAACGTCTGGCCCGAGAAGCCGCCCGAGCTGCCTTCGGTGTGGCGCGCCTACTATCGGGAGATGGAGCGGCTGGCCGCCGACATCATGCGCGTCTTCGCCGTCGCGCTCGACCTGCCCGAGCGCTTCTTCGCCGACAGGATCGACAAGCACGCGAGCCGCGTGCGGGCGATCAACTACCCTGACCAGGCAGAGCCGCCGCTGCCCGGGCAGCTCCGCGCCGGTGAGCACACCGACTACGGCACGATGACGATTCTGAAGATCGAGGACGCGCCGGGCGGCCTCCAGGTTAAGACCCGGCAGGGCGAGTGGCTCGACGTGCTGCCGGTGCCGGATGCCTTCGTGGTCAACATCGGCGATCTCATGATGCACTGGACGAACGACAAGTGGATCTCAACGCTCCACCGTGTGCTCAATCCGCCGCGCGACGCGAAGCTCGGCACACAGCGCATCTCGCTCGCCTTCTTTCACCAGCCGAACTACGACGCGCTGATCGAGTGCCTGCCGAGCTGCGAGGGGCCCGGCAACCCGGCCAAGTACCCGCCTGTCACCTCCGGCGAGCACCGCAACCGCAAGTTTTCGGCGACCACCGTCGCCTCCTGA
- a CDS encoding enoyl-CoA hydratase-related protein: MTAQTDELLYDVKDKVATLTLNRPEKMNAFTGPMIDRWAWALNEAQRDPDVNVVVVTGAGKAFCAGGDVARMGQGEPSALDGKNGLWEGIHRVPKTLEQMDKPVIAMINGVAVGAGMGMSVMCDLRIAADTARFSTGYVRVGLVPGDGDTYFLPRLVGTAKALELLWTADFIEAPKALELGIVNRVVPADKLAEETYALARQIADGPQIPIRMIKRLVYQSMRLDLRTHLDLVSSHMGLVRQTADHKEGVQAFKDKRPPKFTGR; the protein is encoded by the coding sequence ATGACCGCCCAGACCGACGAGCTGCTCTACGACGTCAAGGACAAGGTCGCCACGCTCACGCTCAACCGCCCCGAGAAGATGAACGCGTTCACCGGGCCCATGATCGACCGGTGGGCCTGGGCGCTCAACGAAGCCCAGCGTGACCCCGACGTCAACGTGGTCGTGGTGACGGGTGCCGGCAAGGCGTTTTGCGCGGGCGGCGACGTCGCGCGCATGGGCCAGGGCGAGCCCTCGGCGCTCGACGGCAAGAACGGGCTCTGGGAGGGCATCCACCGCGTGCCCAAGACGCTCGAGCAGATGGACAAGCCCGTCATCGCGATGATCAACGGCGTGGCGGTGGGCGCCGGCATGGGCATGTCGGTGATGTGCGACCTGCGCATCGCCGCCGACACCGCGCGCTTCTCGACGGGCTACGTCCGCGTCGGGCTCGTGCCCGGCGACGGCGACACCTATTTCCTGCCGCGCCTCGTCGGCACGGCCAAGGCGCTCGAGTTGCTCTGGACCGCCGACTTCATCGAGGCGCCCAAGGCGCTCGAGCTCGGGATCGTCAATCGCGTCGTCCCCGCCGACAAGCTGGCGGAGGAGACCTACGCGCTCGCGCGCCAGATCGCCGACGGGCCGCAGATACCTATAAGGATGATAAAGAGGCTGGTCTACCAGTCCATGCGCCTCGACCTGCGCACGCACCTCGACCTCGTCTCCTCGCACATGGGGCTGGTGCGCCAGACCGCCGACCACAAGGAAGGCGTCCAGGCCTTCAAGGACAAGCGCCCGCCGAAGTTCACCGGGCGGTAG